The following proteins are encoded in a genomic region of Flammeovirga pectinis:
- a CDS encoding alpha/beta hydrolase, protein MKEFEYNWTTNDTIEIYGKCWLPEIEEPKAIVCLVHGFGEHILRYNHVAKFFNDNGIGFIGYDQRGHGQTKGKRGVVPSYEDVLYNVSEFLALVNDKLPNIPMFLYGHSMGGNIATSFLLKEQPTTLKGAIITSPWLRLATDPPAWQESIGKFIGSIIKGFVIPSKLNPPDLSSDLSVGEAYVKDPLVHNKICTALYFGVKDAGEWNIKNADKLNVPTLLMHGTADNITSEKASKEFSDNAPSVLMTFKKWENLRHEIHNEVIKEDVLNEMLQFIEKEIA, encoded by the coding sequence ATGAAAGAATTTGAATATAATTGGACTACTAATGATACCATTGAAATATATGGTAAATGTTGGTTGCCAGAAATAGAAGAGCCTAAAGCAATTGTATGTTTAGTACATGGTTTTGGTGAACATATTTTACGTTATAACCATGTAGCTAAATTTTTTAACGATAATGGAATTGGTTTTATAGGTTACGACCAAAGAGGACACGGACAAACCAAAGGTAAGAGGGGTGTTGTGCCCAGCTACGAAGATGTATTGTATAATGTCTCTGAGTTTTTAGCCTTGGTAAACGATAAACTTCCAAATATTCCTATGTTTTTATATGGACATAGCATGGGAGGGAATATTGCTACTTCATTTTTATTAAAAGAACAACCAACTACTCTAAAAGGAGCTATCATAACAAGCCCTTGGTTACGCCTAGCAACAGACCCACCTGCATGGCAAGAAAGTATTGGCAAGTTTATCGGCAGTATTATCAAAGGCTTTGTGATACCCTCTAAACTTAATCCTCCAGATTTATCATCAGACTTATCTGTTGGTGAAGCATACGTTAAAGATCCTTTGGTACATAATAAAATTTGTACTGCTCTTTATTTTGGTGTTAAAGATGCAGGAGAATGGAATATAAAGAATGCTGATAAATTAAATGTGCCAACATTATTAATGCATGGAACTGCAGATAATATTACATCTGAAAAAGCATCTAAAGAATTTTCTGATAACGCACCTTCGGTTTTGATGACATTTAAGAAGTGGGAAAACTTAAGACACGAAATACACAACGAAGTTATTAAGGAAGATGTACTGAATGAAATGCTACAATTTATAGAAAAAGAAATAGCGTAG
- a CDS encoding YicC/YloC family endoribonuclease: protein MIQSMTGFGQERIENDQLSVSIEIKTLNSKNADCNIKMSSAFSDKEIELRNLLTSKLQRGKILLLLNYTSKRNDNLKASLNTEVIKSYYSDLKSVATDLGENTDNLLNIVMEMPEVYTKENDEDVIKEDWPVVLDAIKKAIDKTIEFRSHEGDALEKAIRGSITNITEYLAKVIEFDPLRIERLREKLNNQIAEFENNENFDPSRFEQELIFYIEKLDINEEKVRLEQHLKYFIQTIEQPKSNGKKLGFISQEIGREINTIGSKANDVNIQKVVVNMKDELEKIKEQNLNIL, encoded by the coding sequence ATGATACAATCGATGACAGGCTTCGGCCAGGAAAGAATAGAAAATGATCAGTTAAGTGTATCTATTGAAATTAAGACGCTAAACTCTAAAAATGCAGATTGTAACATCAAAATGTCATCGGCATTCTCTGATAAAGAAATTGAGTTACGAAATTTATTGACGTCAAAATTACAAAGAGGTAAAATCCTTTTACTTTTAAATTATACATCAAAAAGAAATGATAATCTTAAAGCTTCTTTAAATACAGAAGTGATTAAAAGTTATTATTCTGATCTTAAATCTGTTGCAACTGACCTTGGTGAAAACACAGATAATCTTTTAAATATAGTGATGGAAATGCCTGAAGTATATACAAAAGAAAATGATGAAGATGTTATTAAAGAAGATTGGCCTGTAGTTTTAGATGCAATTAAAAAAGCTATTGATAAAACCATTGAATTCAGATCTCATGAAGGAGATGCTTTAGAAAAAGCAATTAGAGGTTCTATTACAAATATTACAGAATACTTAGCTAAAGTAATTGAGTTTGACCCTTTAAGAATTGAACGTTTACGTGAAAAATTAAATAATCAAATTGCTGAGTTCGAAAATAATGAAAATTTTGACCCAAGTAGATTTGAGCAAGAGTTAATTTTTTACATCGAAAAACTTGATATTAACGAGGAAAAAGTTCGTTTAGAACAACACCTTAAATATTTTATCCAAACTATTGAGCAGCCTAAATCTAATGGTAAAAAATTAGGTTTTATCTCTCAAGAAATTGGTAGAGAAATCAATACAATTGGTTCTAAAGCAAATGATGTCAACATCCAAAAAGTTGTTGTCAACATGAAAGATGAACTTGAAAAAATTAAAGAACAGAACTTAAATATTCTGTAA
- the galE gene encoding UDP-glucose 4-epimerase GalE, with amino-acid sequence MSQKQILVTGGTGYIGSHTVVELQNQGYDVVIVDDLSNSDREVVDRIEKISGIRPHFEELNLIDAEGVNQLFKKYTKLTAVIHFAAFKAVGESVQAPLKYYQNNLVSLINLLNCMKEYDVPNMVFSSSCTVYGQPEELPVTENAPVQPAESPYGNTKQICEEILRDTVKAYPQLKAIALRYFNPVGAHKTALIGELPKGVPQNLVPFITQTAFGLRDQLSVFGNNYDTVDGSAVRDYIHVVDLAKAHIIAAERLLDGINEENYEYFNLGTGTGSSVLEVINAFEKVNGLPVKYKVVDRREGDIEKIWADTTIANEVLGWKAERGLDEMMSSAWAWEKAVREGDC; translated from the coding sequence ATGTCTCAAAAACAAATCTTAGTAACAGGCGGAACAGGTTATATCGGTTCTCATACTGTTGTCGAATTACAAAATCAAGGATATGATGTAGTTATCGTAGACGATTTATCAAATTCTGATAGAGAAGTGGTAGACCGTATAGAGAAAATTTCAGGTATACGACCTCATTTCGAAGAATTAAATTTAATTGATGCCGAGGGTGTAAATCAATTATTTAAAAAATATACAAAGCTAACTGCAGTTATTCATTTTGCTGCATTCAAGGCAGTAGGGGAATCTGTTCAAGCACCACTAAAATATTATCAGAATAATTTAGTATCGCTTATAAATTTACTGAATTGTATGAAAGAATATGATGTACCCAATATGGTATTTTCATCTTCTTGTACAGTATATGGTCAGCCAGAAGAATTACCTGTAACAGAAAATGCACCAGTGCAACCTGCAGAGTCACCTTATGGAAATACAAAACAAATTTGTGAAGAAATTCTTAGAGATACTGTAAAAGCTTACCCTCAGTTAAAAGCAATTGCATTACGTTATTTTAATCCTGTAGGGGCACATAAAACAGCTTTAATTGGCGAATTACCAAAGGGTGTTCCTCAAAATTTAGTACCATTTATAACGCAAACAGCTTTTGGATTAAGAGATCAGTTGTCTGTATTTGGCAATAATTATGATACAGTAGATGGTTCTGCTGTAAGAGATTACATTCATGTTGTAGACCTTGCTAAAGCACATATTATTGCTGCAGAAAGGTTATTGGATGGGATTAATGAAGAGAATTATGAATATTTTAATTTAGGTACAGGTACAGGAAGTTCTGTTTTAGAAGTCATAAATGCTTTTGAAAAAGTAAACGGATTACCAGTAAAATATAAAGTTGTAGATAGGAGAGAAGGTGATATTGAAAAAATATGGGCTGATACTACTATAGCAAATGAGGTACTTGGGTGGAAAGCTGAAAGAGGTTTAGACGAAATGATGAGTTCTGCTTGGGCTTGGGAAAAAGCCGTAAGAGAAGGAGATTGTTAG
- a CDS encoding S8 family peptidase, which produces MNKSIITFLLFSITNLIHAQDQYFLVTFSDKDATTHSLSDPSTYLSDASVDRREHFNIAIDSSDLPVVTSYIDAVEQTGATIWYPSKWFNAIIVSNADSAAISVLPHVSEVLNMSDKSMGGIQSENSNTTLNTSSFGASNQQMEMLGIDKMHEQGYKGEGIHIAVLDAGFLNYDTNKFFVDLDVADTFDFYSRDTNVSDDHRHGANVLSTMAANIDGDYVGGSPNATYYLYRTENVSFEDRIEELMWAVAAERADSLGVDIIQSSLGYYDFDDASQNYSHDDLTGDFAWISMAANHAFTKGIMIVCSAGNEGGNPWQKITFPSDSPLVLTVGSVNSKGTKAFSSSIGPAVDNRMKPDVMALGEGAVIVNTSGMVSTSNGTSFSAPQMASLLAGLMQALPDVIPQEEYLNRIKGSADRYSRPDTLYGYGVPDFETALLVTSLKENDHLFKKVKIFPNPTNGEFINIELPNKLRKEELEITWYTLSGNLLQKGILKNAEMTNKISIPSNFTNQYILLRLSTASYYKTFKVKVN; this is translated from the coding sequence ATGAACAAATCGATAATTACATTTCTTTTATTTTCGATTACGAATTTAATCCATGCTCAAGATCAGTACTTTTTAGTTACTTTTTCTGATAAAGATGCTACCACTCATTCATTGAGTGATCCAAGTACTTATCTTTCTGACGCATCTGTAGATAGAAGAGAGCACTTTAATATTGCAATTGATTCGAGTGATTTACCTGTGGTAACCTCATATATTGATGCTGTTGAACAGACAGGAGCAACTATTTGGTACCCATCTAAATGGTTTAATGCAATAATTGTTTCTAATGCAGATTCTGCTGCAATTAGTGTTTTGCCTCATGTAAGTGAGGTTTTAAATATGAGTGATAAATCTATGGGTGGTATTCAGTCAGAGAATAGTAATACCACATTAAATACATCTTCTTTTGGTGCTTCTAACCAACAAATGGAAATGTTAGGCATTGACAAAATGCATGAGCAAGGCTATAAAGGAGAAGGGATTCATATTGCTGTACTTGATGCAGGTTTTTTAAATTACGATACAAATAAGTTTTTTGTAGATCTTGATGTTGCCGATACGTTTGATTTTTATTCAAGAGATACAAACGTAAGTGATGACCATAGACACGGTGCCAATGTATTGTCTACTATGGCTGCTAATATTGATGGAGATTATGTAGGAGGTTCTCCGAATGCTACCTATTATTTATATAGAACAGAGAATGTATCTTTTGAAGACCGTATTGAAGAGTTAATGTGGGCTGTAGCAGCAGAAAGAGCAGATTCTCTTGGAGTAGATATTATACAATCTTCTTTAGGTTATTATGATTTTGATGATGCTTCTCAGAATTATTCTCATGATGATCTTACAGGTGACTTTGCTTGGATATCAATGGCGGCAAACCATGCTTTTACAAAAGGTATAATGATTGTTTGTTCGGCAGGGAATGAAGGTGGAAATCCTTGGCAAAAAATTACTTTTCCCTCAGATTCACCATTAGTACTAACTGTAGGTTCTGTTAATAGTAAAGGGACAAAAGCATTTTCTAGTTCTATTGGTCCGGCTGTAGATAACAGAATGAAACCAGACGTGATGGCTCTTGGAGAAGGAGCGGTAATAGTAAATACAAGTGGAATGGTTTCTACATCTAATGGTACATCTTTTTCAGCTCCTCAAATGGCTAGCTTGTTAGCTGGTTTAATGCAAGCCTTACCAGATGTAATACCTCAAGAAGAATATTTAAATCGTATCAAAGGTTCTGCAGATAGGTACTCAAGGCCTGATACTTTGTATGGGTATGGTGTGCCAGATTTTGAAACGGCATTATTGGTCACTTCTTTAAAAGAAAATGATCATTTATTTAAAAAAGTGAAGATTTTTCCTAATCCAACAAATGGTGAATTTATTAATATTGAACTACCAAATAAGTTAAGAAAGGAAGAGTTAGAAATTACTTGGTACACTTTAAGTGGCAATCTTTTACAAAAAGGGATCTTAAAAAATGCTGAAATGACTAATAAAATCAGTATTCCATCTAATTTTACAAATCAATATATTTTGCTTCGTTTATCAACGGCTAGTTATTATAAAACTTTTAAAGTGAAAGTAAACTGA
- a CDS encoding cryptochrome/photolyase family protein, with translation MKKEVTIVWLRRDLRLTDNHALYQALKTSKNVLPLFIFDPQIVDELENRADTRVTFIHEQLTLIKNQLEGYNSSLLTYYATPQQAWEQIIKEYTINAVHTNHDYEPYAIKRDLEIKHLLSKHSIGFYTHKDQCIYEKDEVAKDDGLPYVVFTPYSRKWKAKFNNDQNVLAPFDCTYTSNYYQTEALPFISLEEMNFKTSSQNIPPLQIDQSIVSKYDTQRDYPAILGTTHLGIHLRFGTISVRSVLRQTSSLNEVFFNQIIWRDFYMQILYHFPHVVSENYNRKYDRVPWENNEHLFEAWKQGKTGYPIVDAAMHELNTTGYMHNRARMIVASFLCKHLLIDWRWGEAYFAEKLNDFDLAANNGGWQWAAGTGTDAQPYFRVFNPTSQMKKFDKDYTYIKKWIPDFDADNYIVPIVDHKEAREKAIATYKKALLVEA, from the coding sequence ATGAAAAAAGAAGTAACCATAGTATGGCTCAGAAGAGATTTAAGATTAACTGATAATCACGCTTTGTATCAAGCATTAAAAACTTCTAAAAATGTACTCCCTCTATTTATTTTTGACCCTCAAATTGTAGATGAATTAGAAAATAGAGCAGATACACGTGTTACTTTTATACATGAACAATTGACTTTAATTAAAAATCAACTAGAAGGTTACAATAGCAGCCTCTTAACATATTACGCTACACCACAACAGGCTTGGGAACAAATTATAAAAGAATATACTATAAATGCAGTTCATACTAACCACGATTATGAACCTTATGCTATAAAAAGGGACTTAGAAATTAAGCATTTACTCTCCAAACATTCTATTGGTTTTTATACCCACAAAGATCAATGTATTTACGAGAAAGATGAGGTAGCAAAAGATGATGGATTACCTTATGTTGTTTTCACTCCTTATTCTCGAAAATGGAAAGCTAAATTTAATAATGATCAAAATGTATTGGCTCCTTTTGATTGTACTTACACATCAAATTATTACCAAACAGAGGCTCTACCATTTATTAGTTTAGAAGAGATGAATTTTAAAACATCTTCTCAAAATATACCTCCATTACAAATTGATCAATCTATAGTTAGTAAATACGATACACAAAGGGATTACCCCGCAATTTTAGGAACCACTCATTTAGGTATTCACCTACGGTTTGGTACTATTAGCGTTCGGTCTGTACTTCGACAAACAAGTAGTTTAAATGAAGTCTTTTTCAATCAAATAATTTGGAGAGATTTCTATATGCAGATTTTGTATCATTTTCCTCATGTTGTGTCTGAAAATTACAACAGAAAATATGATCGTGTTCCCTGGGAAAATAACGAACATTTATTTGAAGCATGGAAACAAGGGAAAACAGGTTACCCTATAGTTGATGCAGCCATGCATGAATTAAATACAACAGGGTACATGCACAATAGAGCAAGAATGATTGTTGCCAGTTTTTTGTGTAAACACCTACTTATTGATTGGAGATGGGGGGAAGCCTATTTTGCAGAAAAACTAAATGATTTTGACCTTGCGGCTAATAATGGTGGGTGGCAATGGGCTGCAGGAACAGGAACAGATGCTCAACCTTATTTTAGAGTATTTAATCCTACTTCTCAGATGAAGAAGTTTGATAAGGACTATACATATATAAAAAAATGGATTCCAGATTTTGATGCTGATAATTATATAGTACCTATTGTTGACCATAAAGAAGCTAGAGAAAAAGCAATTGCTACTTATAAAAAGGCTCTTTTAGTAGAAGCATAA
- a CDS encoding translation initiation factor — protein MGKNKKDSGGDWKDRLGVMFSTDPDFNYDSDKEDEEDTLPTNKQDLRVMLDKKNRRGKSATLVTGFVGSDDDLKDLAKTLKSKCGVGGSAKDGEIIIQGDFRDKVMELLKAAGYKAKKAGG, from the coding sequence ATGGGAAAGAATAAAAAAGATAGCGGAGGAGATTGGAAAGATAGATTAGGCGTGATGTTTAGTACAGACCCTGATTTTAATTACGATTCCGATAAGGAAGACGAGGAAGATACATTACCGACAAACAAGCAAGATTTAAGAGTAATGTTAGACAAGAAGAACCGAAGAGGGAAATCTGCTACTTTAGTAACAGGTTTTGTGGGTTCTGATGATGATTTGAAAGATCTAGCAAAAACATTAAAATCTAAATGCGGTGTTGGAGGAAGTGCTAAAGATGGCGAAATAATAATCCAAGGAGATTTTAGAGATAAAGTAATGGAATTACTAAAAGCAGCTGGTTATAAAGCCAAAAAAGCTGGAGGTTAA
- a CDS encoding cell division protein FtsX, whose amino-acid sequence MKKKIVGSYPYANVLFSISAALFMITLFSLFAVGTKRLASKLSSGIEMQVILEKGLSTSSHELLEKKLIDLSFVSKNEPPQYISKETAAEIMIENTGEDFIRFLGDNPLRDAYAVRVDVNLDDEEALEAIKTQLEVLDGVYEVIYTKNILQNVRGNIRTIGIVVMILALIFFTTAIILINNSIRLALFSQRFLIRSMQLVGATQIFIKQPFLVRGAIQGALGGVIASIFLSIVAFSAIASMPELIYLIDSSDIMLICILAVFLGTFVVVSSVYLSISKYLKLKLDDLY is encoded by the coding sequence ATGAAGAAAAAAATTGTAGGGAGTTATCCGTATGCAAATGTACTTTTTAGTATCTCAGCAGCTTTATTTATGATTACCTTATTTAGTCTATTTGCTGTAGGTACTAAGCGTTTAGCAAGTAAGTTATCTAGTGGTATAGAAATGCAAGTAATTTTAGAGAAAGGGTTGTCTACCTCATCTCATGAATTACTAGAAAAAAAGCTAATAGATTTGTCTTTTGTTTCTAAAAATGAGCCTCCTCAATACATTAGTAAAGAGACTGCGGCAGAGATTATGATTGAGAATACAGGAGAAGATTTTATTCGTTTTCTTGGTGATAATCCTTTAAGAGATGCCTATGCAGTTAGGGTTGATGTAAACCTTGATGATGAAGAAGCTTTAGAAGCTATAAAAACACAATTAGAAGTACTTGATGGAGTTTATGAAGTGATCTATACTAAGAATATTCTTCAAAATGTGCGAGGTAATATTAGAACTATTGGTATTGTAGTGATGATTTTGGCGTTGATATTTTTCACAACAGCCATTATCCTAATAAACAATTCAATTCGATTAGCTTTATTTTCTCAAAGATTTCTAATTCGTTCAATGCAATTAGTAGGGGCAACTCAAATTTTTATTAAGCAACCTTTTTTAGTTCGTGGAGCAATTCAAGGAGCTTTAGGCGGTGTAATAGCTTCAATATTTTTATCTATAGTTGCATTTTCTGCAATTGCATCAATGCCAGAACTCATATACCTTATAGATTCCTCAGATATTATGTTAATCTGCATTTTAGCTGTATTTTTAGGAACTTTTGTGGTGGTGTCTAGTGTATACCTCTCTATAAGTAAATATTTAAAATTAAAATTAGACGATCTTTATTAA
- the ung gene encoding uracil-DNA glycosylase, protein MIATLDKSWELKLQEEFKKPYFESLSDFVTSEYANKQIFPPQEKIFNAFNHCSFDDIKVVIIGQDPYHGDGQANGLCFSVADGIKQPPSLVNIFKEIEGDLGIDRPTSGNLERWSEQGVLLLNATLTVEAHNAGSHQKKGWEKFTDAVIKKIAEEKEGVVFFLWGAYAQKKGKVIDTNKHLVVQSVHPSPLSAHRGFFGNHQFSTANDYLKSKGKSVIKW, encoded by the coding sequence ATGATAGCAACACTCGATAAATCTTGGGAATTAAAACTCCAAGAAGAATTTAAAAAACCATATTTTGAGTCTCTCTCAGATTTTGTGACTTCAGAATATGCTAATAAACAAATCTTTCCACCTCAAGAGAAGATTTTTAATGCGTTTAATCACTGTTCTTTTGATGATATAAAAGTGGTTATTATTGGTCAGGATCCTTACCATGGAGACGGGCAGGCCAATGGATTATGTTTTTCTGTAGCAGATGGTATTAAGCAACCTCCTTCATTGGTAAATATTTTTAAGGAGATAGAAGGAGATCTAGGTATTGATAGGCCAACTTCTGGTAATTTAGAAAGGTGGTCTGAACAAGGCGTTTTACTTTTAAATGCTACTTTAACGGTAGAAGCTCACAATGCAGGTTCTCATCAAAAGAAAGGATGGGAGAAATTTACTGATGCAGTTATAAAAAAAATTGCTGAAGAGAAAGAAGGTGTTGTATTTTTTCTTTGGGGAGCTTATGCCCAGAAAAAAGGAAAAGTAATTGATACTAACAAACACTTAGTAGTACAATCTGTTCATCCCTCTCCATTATCCGCACATAGAGGATTTTTTGGGAATCATCAATTTAGTACGGCAAATGATTACCTTAAATCTAAAGGAAAATCAGTAATTAAGTGGTAG
- the hutG gene encoding formimidoylglutamase — MINKTYLATDPSIWTGRIDGDTYDVYRWHQKVEVIDWSEEDIPNLQEGETGIAILGFMCQEGVKRNGGRLGAVDGPYELRRASANLPVHFPESVKMIDLGNIQCYNEDLEEAQKDLGDAIAKILLKGYRPLVWGGGHEIAYGHYLGVKAFMDKVHPGKRLGIVNFDAHFDLREPNPLPTSGTPFYQMAQDQKAANASFNYLVLGIQKNSNTQKLYNTATELGVRYISGRRFSESDKVAATHKLSAFLDSVDYIYQTTCMDVFAAHFAPGVSASAYNGIEPNPIFMRLFKKIYKSGKVISSDIAELNPRFDIDKRTAKLAAALSFEIVKS; from the coding sequence ATGATAAATAAAACATATTTGGCCACTGATCCTAGTATTTGGACAGGCCGCATAGATGGCGATACTTACGACGTATATAGATGGCATCAGAAAGTTGAAGTTATTGACTGGAGCGAAGAAGATATTCCAAATTTACAAGAAGGAGAAACGGGCATTGCAATCTTAGGTTTCATGTGTCAGGAAGGAGTAAAAAGAAACGGTGGCAGATTAGGTGCAGTAGATGGTCCTTATGAGTTACGTAGAGCATCGGCAAATTTACCTGTACATTTTCCAGAAAGTGTAAAAATGATTGATCTTGGTAATATTCAATGTTACAACGAAGATCTTGAAGAAGCACAAAAAGATTTAGGTGATGCAATTGCAAAAATATTACTTAAAGGCTACCGTCCATTAGTTTGGGGTGGAGGGCATGAAATTGCTTATGGCCATTACCTTGGTGTTAAAGCATTTATGGATAAAGTGCATCCAGGAAAACGATTAGGTATTGTAAATTTTGACGCTCATTTTGATTTAAGAGAGCCAAATCCATTACCAACTTCGGGTACTCCATTTTACCAGATGGCACAAGATCAAAAAGCGGCTAATGCTTCTTTTAATTATTTGGTATTGGGTATTCAAAAAAACAGTAATACACAAAAATTATATAATACAGCCACAGAATTAGGGGTAAGATATATTTCTGGTAGACGCTTTTCTGAATCGGATAAAGTTGCTGCTACACATAAATTAAGTGCATTTTTAGATTCAGTAGATTATATCTATCAAACTACTTGTATGGATGTGTTTGCTGCTCACTTTGCACCTGGGGTTAGTGCTTCTGCATATAACGGTATTGAGCCAAACCCTATATTTATGCGTTTATTTAAGAAGATCTATAAAAGTGGAAAAGTGATATCGTCTGATATTGCCGAATTAAACCCACGTTTTGATATTGATAAAAGGACTGCAAAGCTAGCAGCGGCGTTGTCTTTCGAAATAGTAAAATCTTAA
- the trhA gene encoding PAQR family membrane homeostasis protein TrhA, whose amino-acid sequence MKKLSYTSTISNTKINGPSTADELEIPRDTPEEEVINSFTHGLAALASVFALWLILDKVDVADPKYIISAMLYGGSMIILFTCSTLLHIHTDDAYTKTFVILDHSAIYWLIAGTYTPMALLKIANQGGTELFIAIWIVAILGTIFKLIVADKYQWISVALYVGTGWVGILLLPEMMTAVGDGIYWIIAGGLFYTLGVPFYLWRSLRYNHAIWHIFVMAGAGCIFYGFYYYVF is encoded by the coding sequence ATGAAAAAACTATCTTATACATCTACTATTAGTAACACTAAAATAAATGGACCATCTACTGCAGATGAGTTAGAAATACCTAGAGATACCCCTGAAGAAGAAGTTATTAATAGCTTTACTCATGGCCTAGCAGCCTTGGCAAGTGTTTTTGCTTTATGGTTAATCTTAGATAAAGTTGACGTTGCCGATCCTAAATATATTATCAGTGCTATGCTTTATGGAGGTAGTATGATTATACTTTTTACTTGCTCCACATTATTGCACATACATACAGACGATGCTTATACTAAAACATTCGTCATCTTGGACCATTCTGCAATTTATTGGCTAATTGCTGGTACATATACACCAATGGCACTGCTAAAAATAGCCAACCAAGGTGGTACAGAATTATTTATTGCTATATGGATTGTTGCAATACTAGGTACAATATTTAAACTTATTGTTGCAGACAAATACCAATGGATATCCGTTGCTTTATATGTAGGAACTGGGTGGGTTGGAATCTTACTTCTTCCAGAAATGATGACTGCTGTTGGCGATGGAATCTATTGGATAATTGCCGGTGGTTTATTCTATACGTTGGGTGTACCTTTTTACTTATGGAGAAGTTTAAGATACAACCATGCCATCTGGCACATTTTTGTTATGGCAGGAGCTGGCTGTATCTTCTATGGCTTTTACTATTATGTATTTTAA